CTGGTTCATCTCCTTCGCCGGTCTCATCACGTTCCGCAACTTCGATAACGCCGACCTGCTTCGGGCAACGCCGGCCGACCGGCTCCTTCTCGAGACCGATAGTCCGTACCTCGCCCCCGTCCCGCACCGGGGTCGTCGGAACGAGCCGGCCTTCGTCGTGGACACCTGTCGCGCCGCGGCGCTCCTGCGCACTGAGGACGCCGTATTCACAGCAGCCACGGTGACGTCCAACGCGTATCGGTTCTACGGGCTCGGCGCCCCGTCGCCGGCGTGACTTTCGGGCTATCTACGGTTATCTTGCCCCGTCACGTTCACTCCTGCTGATCGAGCCATGCCGCGCCGAATTCACGTACTGCCCGATACACTGTCGAACCAGATCGCCGCCGGCGAGGTGGTAGAGCGGCCGGCATCGGTGGTGAAGGAGCTGGTGGAGAACGCGCTCGACGCGGGCGCCACGCGCATCGACATCACCGTACGCAACGGCGGCAAGACGGAGATCCGTGTCGCGGACGACGGTCATGGGATGAACCGGGACGATGCGCTCCTGAGTCTGGATCGCCACGCAACGAGCAAGATCACGCGGGCGGAGGACCTGCAGCAGGTGCGTTCGTTCGGCTTTCGCGGCGAGGCGCTGCCGTCGATTGCGTCGGTGTCGCGGCTGACACTGGAGACGGCGGAGTCGGGTGGCGTCGGGACGAGAGTGCGGGTCCAGGGCGGCCGCATCGTCGGCGTTGAGGAGTGTGCGCGTCAGGCGGGCACGACGGTGTCGGTGCGAAGCCTGTTCGGCAATGTGCCGGCGCGCGCGAAGTTCCTGCGGAGTGCGGCTGTCGAGACGCGGGGGATCGCGGACGCCGTGCTGACGCTGGCGCTCGCGCACCTGTCCACGGCCTTCAGGCTCGAGTCGAACGGGCGCCTGCTGCTCGATCTTCCGGCCGCGCGTGATCTGGCGAGCCGGGTGGCATCGCTCTGGAGTGACGAATCAGCTGGCAAGTTCATCCCGGTCGGGCGTACGGAGGAGGGATTGACGGTCGGCGGTCTGATCGAGCGGCCGGACGCGGCACTGGCGGGGCCGCGGCGCGTGCACCTCTTTGTGAACGGACGTCCGTTCCGCGACCGGGAAGTGGCGGCGGCGGCAGAGCGCGGGTATCGCACGACGGTGCCGCATGGCGCCCGGCCCTCTCTCCTGCTGTACCTGAAGCTGGCAGCGGGAGCGGTGGACGTGAACGTCCATCCGGCCAAACTCGAGGTGCGCTTCTCGGACCGTGCGGCAGTGGATCTCTGCGTAGAGACGGCAGTGCGGGAGGCGCTCAGCCGCCTGGACAGTGCGGCGACGCTGGACCGGCGCCCGACACTGCCGCAGCTGAAGCGGGAGGCTGCCCCGGCAATGTCGTCGCATTCGGCGGATGCAGGTCAGCTGGCGTTCTTCGTGGCGGCGAGCGAGCACCGGCCTCCGGCGGGAGACGGCGAGCCGGAGTCTGTTGCCGAGCCGGTGCTGTCGGGCAGCATCCGGGAGCAGCAGGGTCGGCCGCTGCTGTGGCAGCTGCATGACTCCTACATCCTGGCCGAGACGAGGACGGGGCTACTGATCATCGATCAGCACTCCGCGCATGAGCGCATCCTCTTTCAGGAGCTGATCGAGGCGTTCGACCGTGGCGGCGCGCCGAGCCAGCGGTTGCTGTTCCCGATCACGCTGCGGCTGACACCCGCGGAGTACGCGCTCGTGCTGGACGCGCGGGAGCTGTTCGAGCGCACGGGCTTCGAGGTGGAGCCGTTCGGCGGTCGCACGGTCATCATGCATTCCGCACCCGCGCCGCATCCGTGGTTCAACGCGGAACGCTGCGCGCGCGAGATGATCGCGGAGCTGGCGTCGGGCAGCGAGCTGACGCGGTCCGCGCGCACGCAGTACGAGCGGATGGCCATGACGTTCGCGTGCAAGGGTGCCATCAAGGCAGGCCAGCGCATGTCCGCGCTGGAGATGGAAGAGCTGTTCGAGCGGTTGTTCGCCACCGACCTGCCATACCACGATGTGCATGGCCGCCCCACCGTCATACGCCTGTCCCTGGACGAGCTGGAACGCCGCTTCGGACGCCATGGCTGACGACGCCCTCGTCATTACCGGCGCCACTGCGACCGGCAAAACGGCGGTGGCGATCGGGGTGGCGCAGCGGCTGGGCGGCGAGATCATATCGCTCGACTCGCGTCAGGTCTATCGATTCATGGACATCGGGACGGCGAAGGCTCCCGAATCCGAGCGGGCTGGCATCCCGCACCACGGGCTGGACCTCATCGATCCGGACGAGCGGTTCAACGCCGGCCGTTTCGCTGCGCTCGCGCGCGACTGGATCGCCGACATCCGCGACCGCGGCCGCGTGCCCATCCTCGCCGGCGGTACGGGCTTCTTCCTGCGTGCCCTCACGCATCCCATGTTCGAGGAACCGCGCCTCGACCCGGCAGCAAAGGAGGCGTGGAAGCGTTACCTCTCAGAGATGCCGGCCGACGAGGTGGCGCGCTGGGCGCGGATGCTGGACCCGGACGCAGCCGCCCGGGCGAGCGATCGCCAGCGACTCGCCCGCGTTGTCGAGGTCGTGATGTTGACCGGCCTTACGCTCGCCTCGCTGCAACGCGACGCACCGCCCGCGGCGCGGCCTATTGACGCGCGCGTGTTCGTTCTGGAGCTTCCGCGCGACGTGCTCCACCAGCGCATCGAGACGCGCGTGGACGCGATGATCAGGGCCGGCCTGCCCGCGGAGGTGCGCGCACTCATGGACCGCGGCTATGATGAGACATCGCCGGGCATGAATGCGACGGGATACATTGAGCTCCTGCCGTACCTGCGCGGCGAGCGCAGCCTGGAAGAGGCAGCGGCTCTGATCAAGGCGGCCACGCGGCGGTACGCGCGGCGGCAGAGTACGTGGCTGCGACACCAGTTGCCGCTCCGCGCCGTCCGTCTCGCCGCTGACGCGTCAGTGGACGAGCTGGCCAGCCGCATCGTGCAGGAATGGTCACAGGAGAACCCGTGAAGATAGGTATCAGCTGCTACCCGGTGTACGGCGGCTCCGGCGTCGTTGCGACGGAGCTCGGCATCGAGCTGGCCCAGCGCGGCCATGAAGTCCACTTCATCACGTATGCGCAGCCGTTCAGGCTGCCGTACTTCATGGAGCGGGTGTTCTACCACGAGGTCGAGGTCCCGAACTATCCGCTGTTCGAACATCCGCCCTACAACCTCGCGCTCAGTGTCGCAATCCAGAATGCAGTCGAGCAGCACGATCTCGACCTGCTCCACGCGCACTACGCCGTGCCGCACGCCACATCCGCGTGGATTGCGAAGGAGCTGCTGGGCCGCGAGGACTTCCGCATCGTGACTACGCTGCACGGCACGGACATCACGCTGGTTGGGCAGGACCCATCGTTCCAGAGCCTCACGCAGTTCTCCATCCGCAAGTCAGATGGCCTCACGGCGGTCTCCGAGTTCCTGCGCCGTGAGACGCACGAGCATTTCGACATTCCCGTGAATGACATCGAAGTCATCCCCAACTTCGTCGACCTCCAGAAATACAGCCGCGACGCGTACCCGTGTCATCGTTCCAAGCTGACGAAGGAAGGGGAGATGATTGTTACCCATATCTCCAACTTCCGCACTGTGAAGCGCGTCGACGACGTGGTGCGCGTCTTTGCGCGCATCGCGCGCAGGCTGCCTGCGCGTCTGTTGCTCGTCGGCGACGGCCCGGACCGCGTGAAGGCGCATGACGTAGCGGAGTGCGAAGGGATCGGTGATCGCGTGCTTTTTCTCGGCAAGCAGAATTCCGTAGCCGAGCTGCTGTCGTGCACCGATCTGTTCCTGCTTCCGAGCGAGAGCGAGGCGTTCGGCCTGGTCGCGCTCGAGGCCATGGCGTGCGGAGTGCCGGTCGTCGCCACGCGGACGGGCGGTGTTCCGGAAGTCGTGGACGACGGCGAGTCCGGATTTCTCACGGCCGTGGGTGATGTCGAGGCCATGGCGGATGCCGGCATTCAACTGCTGTCGGACAAGGAGACCTGGCACCGATTCAGCGCAGCCGCCCGCCGCGGTGCCGAGCGCTTCAGCGCCGATCGCGTCGTCTCCATCTACGAGGACTTCTACCGGCGGGTGCTGGCGCGATGAGCGGCGGAATGCCGCCCCGTCTGCCCGGCAGCCTGGCCGTCGACGATGTCGCGCTCCAGCTCATCGATCTCGCGCTCGAGGAGGATCGCGGACCGGGCGACTGGACGACACGCTGGACCGTGCCCGCCCGCACCCGTGCACAGGCGACCATCATCGCCAAGGCCGATGGCGTGATTGCCGGCGTGCCACCCGCATGCGCGGTCTTTCTGCGCCTCGAACCGCGCATCCAGATCGATGTCATCGCGGGCGACGGCGACCGGGTCCGGGCGGGCGAACCGGTCCTGCGCGTGCGCGGACCCGCACGCGCCATTCTCACGGGCGAGCGCGTCGCGCTCAACTTCCTGCAGCGCCTGTCGGGAGTGGCCACACTCACTCGCCAGTTCGTCGATGCGGTCGAGGGCACAGGCGCACGAATCCTCGACACGCGCAAGACAACGCCCGGCTGGCGCGCGCTCGAGAAGGCAGCCGTCCGGGCCGGCGGTGGCGTCAACCACCGCGCGGGTCTCTACGACATGGTCCTGATCAAGGAGAATCACAAGGCGATCGCGGGCGGACTGGCCGAAGCTGTCAAGCGCGTGCGCGAGCACAACACCCGGGACCTGCCGGTTACCGTCGAGGTTCACTCGCCCGACGAGCTGGAAGCTGCCCTGACCGCCGGCGTCGACCGGCTGCTCTTCGACAACTTCGACACGGCGACGATCGCGCGCATGGTGAGGCGGACGCGTGAGCTGGAGACGCGCCCGCTCATTGAGGCCTCCGGCAACATGTCCCTCCAACGCGTGCCCGAAGTCGCGGCTGCCGGTGTCGACTTCATCAGTGTCGGTGCACTCACCCATTCCGCACCCGCATTCGACCTGTCCCTCCTGGTCGAGGTGTCGTGAGCGCGTCCGCGCGCCTCGACGCATGGGAGGGCCGCCCGATAGAGGAATGGCGTCGACGCTGGCGCATTCCGGCCGTCGCCGCGTTTGCGGAAGCCGGTTCCACCAATGATATCGCCCGTGCCCTGGCCGAGCAGGGGGCGCCGGCAGGGCAGCTCGTGATGACCGAGCACCAGACCGCCGGCCGCGGCAGGATGCGCCGCCCCTGGAGCGATTCTCCCGGGCGCTCGCTGCTTCTCTCCTTCGTGCTTCGTCCCGAGCCGGTGCAGCCCGGCGCCCCCGGCACCGCACCCGTGCGTGTGGGCATCGCCATTGCCGCGGCGCTGCACGAGGCCGCGGGGATCGATGCGCGGATCAAATGGCCCAACGATGTGGTCGTGGACGGCCGCAAGCTGGCCGGGATCCTCTGTGAGGCGACCAGCGCTGGCGGCGAGACGGTCATCATCGCCGGTGTCGGCATTAACGTGCTCCAACGCGCTGAGGATTGGCCGAAGGAGCTTCGGGACCACGCGGTTTCCATCGCGCAGGTCGCCGGGCCGACGGCTCCCGGCCGCTCCGCTGTTCTGGACGCCGTCGTCGCGGCCATGCGGCCCATGTTCTCGCGGCCGCTGGCACCGCTCGACGACGATGAGCTGGATACCTTCCGGCTTTTCGATGCGCTGCGCGGCGTGGAGGTCAGCGTGACTGGTGCCGGCGCCGGTGTGACCGCCGGACAGGCCGATGATGCCCGTCTGCCGATCCGCGGCCTCGTCGCCGGCATCGCTCCGGACGGCGCCCTCCTTCTGGCAGCGGATGGCGGTATGCAGCGTGTCGCGACAGGCACCGTGCGTGTGGCCGCGACCTCCACACACATCACTACCAGGACGCCGCGATGATCCTCGTCTTCGACATCGGCAACACGGAAATCGTGCTCGGCCTCTTTCAGGACGGCGAGCTGCTCGACCACTGGAGAATCGCAACGTACCCCGAGCGCACGGTCGATGAGTTGGGTCTGCTCGTGCGCGGTCTCATGCGCGAGTCCGGCTTCGACGCCGATGACATCCGCGCCGCAGTCATCGGCTCCGTCGTTCCACAGATCACCGCCGTCGTTACCGAAATGGCCGAGCGCCACCTCGGCGCCCGGATCCTCACCATCGACGCAGCCACCCCGATCCCCATCCGCCTCGACGTCGAGGAGCCACTATCCGTTGGCGCGGACCGCATCCTCAACACGCTCGCCGCGTCCCAGCTCTACCGCCGCGATACCATTGTCGTAGACCTCGGTACCGCCACCACCTTCGACTGCATTACCGGAGACGGCGTATTCATCGGCGGTGTCATCGCGCCCGGCGTGCGCACCGGTGCAGAGACCCTGGTGCGTCGTACCGCGAGGCTGCCTCGCGTCGACCTCCTCCCGCCGCCTACCGTCATCGGCCGGCGAACCGACATCTCCCTCCGATCCGGCATCTTCTTCGGCGCCATCGAGTCCATCGACGGCATCGTCCGGCGCATCAAACAGGAGTGGAACAGGCCCCAGGCCCTCGTCGTCGCTACCGGCGGTCTGGCTCCGTTCCTCGGCCCCCACTGCCGGACCGTCGAGCGCATCGAGCCCTTCATCACCCTCCAGGGCCTCGACCTCGCCTTCCGCGCCATCGAGGACCAGGAGGCGCGCGCCCGCACTCGGCGCAGGCGCTGACTTCGCCCGAGCCTCTTTTCTCAACCCCCTGCGCCGTCGCCTTGCCGGGTGTCAGGCCCGCCATCCGGTCGCGCGTGCCACACAGGCCGGTCTCCTGCCTCCCGGACAGCCTCCCACTGCCGCAATGACGCTTCGGCCTGGCACCCGGAATGCCACCCGCGCGCGGCGCAGCGGCGGGCTTGACAGGGTCCGGTCGGCCGCTATGTTCACGCCGGCTCCTGGCACTCGCGACTGACGAGTGCTAACAGGAACAGGCCAACTGAAACAGCACAGACGGAGGTCAGCAACATGGCGACTGCCGCTTCCACACAGATCCAGCCGCTGGCGGATCGCGTTGTCGTGAAGGCGCTCGAGGAGACCGAGCAGATGCGAGGCGGGCTGTACATCCCGGATACGGCGAAGGAGAAGCCGCAGCAGGGTGAGATCATCGCGGTCGGACCGGGCAAGATGACGGACGACGGCAAGCGGGTACCGAACGAGCTGAAGGCGGGCGACCGCGTGCTGTACGGGAAGTACAGCGGCACGGAAGTCACGGTCGGTGAGGAGCAGTACCTGATCCTTCGCGAGTCGGACGTGCTCGCGGTCATCAAGAGCTAACGCGCAACACTACTACAAGGGGGAAGCAGCCATGGCTGCCAAGGAACTCCATTTCAATACGGAAGCCCGCGCCGCGCTGAAGCGTGGTGTGGACCAGCTGGCGCAGGCGGTGAAGGTCACGCTGGGCCCGAAGGGCCGTAACGTGGTGATCGACCGCAAGTTCGGCGCACCGACCGTGACGAAGGACGGTGTCACGGTAGCGAAGGAGATCGAGCTGAGCGACCCGATCGAGAACATGGGCGCGCAGATGGTGAAGGAAGTCGCGACGAAGACGAGCGACCTGGCCGGCGACGGCACGACGACGGCGACGGTGCTCGCCCAGGCGATCTTCCGTGAGGGCCTGAAGAACGTGACGGCGGGTGCGAACCCGATGGCGATCAAGCGC
This genomic interval from Longimicrobiales bacterium contains the following:
- a CDS encoding type III pantothenate kinase, with the protein product MILVFDIGNTEIVLGLFQDGELLDHWRIATYPERTVDELGLLVRGLMRESGFDADDIRAAVIGSVVPQITAVVTEMAERHLGARILTIDAATPIPIRLDVEEPLSVGADRILNTLAASQLYRRDTIVVDLGTATTFDCITGDGVFIGGVIAPGVRTGAETLVRRTARLPRVDLLPPPTVIGRRTDISLRSGIFFGAIESIDGIVRRIKQEWNRPQALVVATGGLAPFLGPHCRTVERIEPFITLQGLDLAFRAIEDQEARARTRRRR
- the mutL gene encoding DNA mismatch repair endonuclease MutL, producing MPRRIHVLPDTLSNQIAAGEVVERPASVVKELVENALDAGATRIDITVRNGGKTEIRVADDGHGMNRDDALLSLDRHATSKITRAEDLQQVRSFGFRGEALPSIASVSRLTLETAESGGVGTRVRVQGGRIVGVEECARQAGTTVSVRSLFGNVPARAKFLRSAAVETRGIADAVLTLALAHLSTAFRLESNGRLLLDLPAARDLASRVASLWSDESAGKFIPVGRTEEGLTVGGLIERPDAALAGPRRVHLFVNGRPFRDREVAAAAERGYRTTVPHGARPSLLLYLKLAAGAVDVNVHPAKLEVRFSDRAAVDLCVETAVREALSRLDSAATLDRRPTLPQLKREAAPAMSSHSADAGQLAFFVAASEHRPPAGDGEPESVAEPVLSGSIREQQGRPLLWQLHDSYILAETRTGLLIIDQHSAHERILFQELIEAFDRGGAPSQRLLFPITLRLTPAEYALVLDARELFERTGFEVEPFGGRTVIMHSAPAPHPWFNAERCAREMIAELASGSELTRSARTQYERMAMTFACKGAIKAGQRMSALEMEELFERLFATDLPYHDVHGRPTVIRLSLDELERRFGRHG
- the groES gene encoding co-chaperone GroES, translated to MATAASTQIQPLADRVVVKALEETEQMRGGLYIPDTAKEKPQQGEIIAVGPGKMTDDGKRVPNELKAGDRVLYGKYSGTEVTVGEEQYLILRESDVLAVIKS
- the nadC gene encoding carboxylating nicotinate-nucleotide diphosphorylase codes for the protein MPPRLPGSLAVDDVALQLIDLALEEDRGPGDWTTRWTVPARTRAQATIIAKADGVIAGVPPACAVFLRLEPRIQIDVIAGDGDRVRAGEPVLRVRGPARAILTGERVALNFLQRLSGVATLTRQFVDAVEGTGARILDTRKTTPGWRALEKAAVRAGGGVNHRAGLYDMVLIKENHKAIAGGLAEAVKRVREHNTRDLPVTVEVHSPDELEAALTAGVDRLLFDNFDTATIARMVRRTRELETRPLIEASGNMSLQRVPEVAAAGVDFISVGALTHSAPAFDLSLLVEVS
- a CDS encoding biotin--[acetyl-CoA-carboxylase] ligase, which gives rise to MSASARLDAWEGRPIEEWRRRWRIPAVAAFAEAGSTNDIARALAEQGAPAGQLVMTEHQTAGRGRMRRPWSDSPGRSLLLSFVLRPEPVQPGAPGTAPVRVGIAIAAALHEAAGIDARIKWPNDVVVDGRKLAGILCEATSAGGETVIIAGVGINVLQRAEDWPKELRDHAVSIAQVAGPTAPGRSAVLDAVVAAMRPMFSRPLAPLDDDELDTFRLFDALRGVEVSVTGAGAGVTAGQADDARLPIRGLVAGIAPDGALLLAADGGMQRVATGTVRVAATSTHITTRTPR
- a CDS encoding TCP-1/cpn60 chaperonin family protein, with protein sequence MAAKELHFNTEARAALKRGVDQLAQAVKVTLGPKGRNVVIDRKFGAPTVTKDGVTVAKEIELSDPIENMGAQMVKEVATKTSDLAGDGTTTATVLAQAIFREGLKNVTAGANPMAIKR
- the miaA gene encoding tRNA (adenosine(37)-N6)-dimethylallyltransferase MiaA, which translates into the protein MADDALVITGATATGKTAVAIGVAQRLGGEIISLDSRQVYRFMDIGTAKAPESERAGIPHHGLDLIDPDERFNAGRFAALARDWIADIRDRGRVPILAGGTGFFLRALTHPMFEEPRLDPAAKEAWKRYLSEMPADEVARWARMLDPDAAARASDRQRLARVVEVVMLTGLTLASLQRDAPPAARPIDARVFVLELPRDVLHQRIETRVDAMIRAGLPAEVRALMDRGYDETSPGMNATGYIELLPYLRGERSLEEAAALIKAATRRYARRQSTWLRHQLPLRAVRLAADASVDELASRIVQEWSQENP
- the bshA gene encoding N-acetyl-alpha-D-glucosaminyl L-malate synthase BshA — its product is MKIGISCYPVYGGSGVVATELGIELAQRGHEVHFITYAQPFRLPYFMERVFYHEVEVPNYPLFEHPPYNLALSVAIQNAVEQHDLDLLHAHYAVPHATSAWIAKELLGREDFRIVTTLHGTDITLVGQDPSFQSLTQFSIRKSDGLTAVSEFLRRETHEHFDIPVNDIEVIPNFVDLQKYSRDAYPCHRSKLTKEGEMIVTHISNFRTVKRVDDVVRVFARIARRLPARLLLVGDGPDRVKAHDVAECEGIGDRVLFLGKQNSVAELLSCTDLFLLPSESEAFGLVALEAMACGVPVVATRTGGVPEVVDDGESGFLTAVGDVEAMADAGIQLLSDKETWHRFSAAARRGAERFSADRVVSIYEDFYRRVLAR